The Actinomycetota bacterium genome contains the following window.
TGTGCTGAGCGGGGACGTTGTCCCCGAGGCACTGGCTGAGTGTGTGCATGGGTGTGTGCCAGCCGAGCGCGCCGTGGGACCTGTGGTGATTGTAGAAGTGCAGGAACCGGCCATAGGCGACCCGGCGCTGTTGCTCGGACGTCCAGTCGCGGATGTAGGCCCATTCCTCGAGCAGGATCCGGTGGAAGCGCTCGATCTTGCCGTTCGTCTGGGGCCGGTAGGGACGGGTGCGCTTGTGGATGCAGTCGGTTCGCTGTATCTCTCGACGCCAGATCCGTGACCGGTAGCAGGAGCCGTTGTCGGTGAGGACGCGTTCGACGGTGATGCCGTGGTCGGCGAACCAGGCGTATGCGCGGAACCAGAAGCCGGCAGCGGTGATGGCCTGCTCATCGTCGTGGATCTCGCTGTAAGCGAGCCGGGTCCGGTCGTCGACGGCCGAGTGCAGGAACCGGTAGCCCACGCCGCTGTAGCCGCCGTGACCGTCGTTGCCGCGGCCGTGGATCCGCCAGCCGCCACCGTCGGGGATGCCGGCCAGCTTCTTGATATCGACGTGGACCAGCTCGCCAGGCCGTTCACGCTGGTAGCGCTGGATGGTGCGCGGTTGGGCGCAACGGTCGCCGCGGTCGAGCCGCCCCAGACCTGCCGACCGGCAGATCCGTTGGACCGTCGATGCCGCGATACCGACGTGGGCGCCGATGTGGGCTGCCCCCCACCGGCGTCGGCGTCGCAGATCCAGGACACGTTGCTCGACCGACGGACGGGTCTTGTTCGGCATCTGATGTGGACGGCTGGACCGATCCAGCAATCCAGCCTCGCCGTCGACCAAGAATCGGTCTCGCCACTTACGGACCGTCTTCGGATCAACCTGGAATCGCTCGGCAGTGGCGGCGACTGACCACCCCTGATCCAGCACACAGCCCACCATTCGCCGCCGACCTGCCGGCGTGAGCACCGCATTGGGGTGCTGCCCGATACGCTCAGACACGAGCCCTCCCTTCGAGGTCGTGAGCTTCGACACCCACAACCTCGCTCGGAGGGCTCAACCCTTCACGGAACTAACCCAACCCCATTCCTCCAGGGACAACGTCCCCGGTTGTCACAACTAGCCGATCAGCGCAGCCACCCGGCGCAGGTCCTCGACGAGCCTCTTGCGCTCCAACCTCCGGCTCTCGTCGT
Protein-coding sequences here:
- a CDS encoding IS481 family transposase; its protein translation is MVGCVLDQGWSVAATAERFQVDPKTVRKWRDRFLVDGEAGLLDRSSRPHQMPNKTRPSVEQRVLDLRRRRRWGAAHIGAHVGIAASTVQRICRSAGLGRLDRGDRCAQPRTIQRYQRERPGELVHVDIKKLAGIPDGGGWRIHGRGNDGHGGYSGVGYRFLHSAVDDRTRLAYSEIHDDEQAITAAGFWFRAYAWFADHGITVERVLTDNGSCYRSRIWRREIQRTDCIHKRTRPYRPQTNGKIERFHRILLEEWAYIRDWTSEQQRRVAYGRFLHFYNHHRSHGALGWHTPMHTLSQCLGDNVPAQH